One window of the Saccopteryx bilineata isolate mSacBil1 chromosome 2, mSacBil1_pri_phased_curated, whole genome shotgun sequence genome contains the following:
- the LOC136323305 gene encoding stathmin-like: MVSSDIQVKELEKRASGQAFELILSPQSKESVPEFPLSPPKKKDLSLEEIQKKLEAAEERRKSHEAEFLKQLTEKREHEKEVLQKAIEENNFSKMAEEKLTHKMEANKENREAQMAAKLQCLQEKDKHIEEVRKNRVQRSC; the protein is encoded by the coding sequence ATGGTTTCTTCTGATATCCAGGTGAAAGAACTGGAGAAGCGTGCCTCAGGCCAGGCTTTTGAGCTGATTCTCAGCCCTCAATCAAAAGAATCTGTTCCAGaattccctctttcccctccgaAGAAGAAGGATCTTTCCCTGGAGGAAATTCAGAAGAAGTTAGAAGCTGCAGAAGAAAGACGCAAGTCCCATGAAGCTGAGTTCTTGAAGCAGCTTACTGAGAAACGAGAGCATGAAAAAGAAGTGCTTCAGAAAGCAATCGAGGAGAACAACTTCAGTAAAATGGCAGAAGAGAAATTGACCCACAAAATGGAAGCCAACAAAGAGAACCGAGAGGCACAAATGGCTGCCAAACTGCAGTGCTTGCAAGAGAAGGACAAGCACATTGAAGAAGTGCGGAAGAACAGAGTCCAAAGATCCTGCTGA